The Bremerella cremea region GCGTTGATTTCGCCGCCGTTATTCGTCAGATGCAACAAGGCAGCCCCCGTTCCGTAGCCCGTGGAAGTGAAGATGTAATCTCCTGAGATAATCGGGTCAGGAATATTTGCCGTGTCGTTTGCGACCGGGTTATACGACCAAAGCAATTTCCCATTGGCAGCATCGACTCCGATCACCCCACGTCCAATCAGCTTGACGTATTGCTTCTTACCGGCAGCATTGCAAACCAAGGTCGAAGAGTAACCGGCTTCATCTTTACCTTTGCCGCCTAAATCCGCTTCGGCGCCAGGCGTGCTCCAGATTTCTTTGCCCGACTTCTTGGCTAAGCAAACCAACAACGCCTTGGCCGAACCGGCACCGCAAATTAGTCGGTCTCCATCGATGAGTGGTGACTCGGCAAATCCCCATTGCGGTTTCGAGGCACCATACTCCTCCATTAGGTTTTTCTTCCAATAAACCTTACCGTTCATCCGGTTTAGCCGCGCAATGGTGCCATCTGACATTTCAACATACAGATCGTTTCCATCCACCGTTGGTGTACAGCGTGAACCACTGTAGCCGTGCTCAGGCACCTGCGAGGTTAGGAACTGCTTCCAGGCGACTTTTTTCCGCTTCAGATCAAAACAGACCACTGCTTGGCCATCGTCAAAGTTACCGGTCGTGTATAGATTATCCCCGACAATTGACACACTGGCATACCCTTGGCCGAGTCCTTCTCCCATCCAAAGCAGTTCCGGCTGCTTTTCTTCCCAACTAGCCAAGAGTCCCGTTTCGGTCGACTTTCCATCCCGATCAGGGCCTCGCCATTGAGGCCAATTGGCGTCTTTCTCAGCAGCGAAGCTTGGTATGGCCCAACCGATACAGACCAGCACAATCGTCAGGACACGGGTACGCATAAACATGAAGAGATCCAATTTCAAGGGAAATAGCCAGAAGCCGGATAATGGCAGCACGACACTCCAACGGCTAGAATAAAGGTAACAGATCTGCCGGGAGGACGACTGTTTGAAAGTTTAAACTCACGAAATTTTCCTTGCAACGGTTGGCCAAATTCAATAACTCTTGATAAAGATAGAGAAGTTTCAACTTCACCGCTTATTGCCAAACGCTGCCGGATATCGTTCTCCCGAAGAAACTACTCCTCAATTCACCTTGTCTTTTGTCGTTGTTGAAATGGAATGGACTGGGATGCCGACGTCCTCTTCTAGTTCGACTCAATCTGAACTGCGCTGGTACTACGCAGTTGATGATGCCCATGTCGGCCCGGTGTCGGCAACGAAGTTTTGGCAACTGGCGGAAGAAAGAGTGATCAAAGCCGATACGTTAGTCTGGTGTACCGGATACACAGACTGGGTCCCAGCCCAAACGATAGATGGCCTCTTTCAAACGCGCAAGAACCGCGGTAGTGATCCTGGTTTTGTGTCGAGCTCGCCTCAGCACGCGGCACCGACTCCGATGAAAGCTCCACCGCCTGAGATTCCCTCGGATATCGATCGCGGTTTGCTGATGCAGATCGCGAAGTCAGGCATTTTATTCGGCTTGGTCTGTATCGTTTTCACACGTGGATGCGATCGGATTGATAAAGCACGTATCGAAGGCATTACTGGCGAACGAGCGATTTCCGAACAAGAGTTTAACGAACGCGAAAAATCGCAACTCCTTCCGCTGCAACAACGCCTCGATCAGTTACAGGCGATCGACTACGTCTCTGCCGAAGAAAAGAAGCAATTACAAGAAGCGACCGAATCGCTGCGAGCCGAAAAGATGGTGTTCACCTTGGAACGCAAAAAAATGGAAGCGGAAATCTGGAGCCCGCTCCGAGCCCGAGAGGCACGCGTGGGGGCGGAATACCAACAGATGCAAATGTTCCGTCGAATTGCCTCTTTGTTCGGTACGACGCTCACCTTGATTGGTATTGGGATCGCTCTATTTTACGCCCCTTCCGAGCAGCAACTGGGTATCTGGATCGTGCTGGGCGTGGTGATCGCAGCAGCCTATTTAGGTTGATTTGCCTCCGCTACTGCTCCAAGCTACCAGCAAAAATTCGCTACGGACGTTTCATTTTTTGATTGGCGTCTCCCCCCTTTGTCTTTTAAATTGAGCTTTCCCCCTCCCCTTCTTCTCTTGCGAATCCCTCCCATTTGAAATTTATTTAATCATGTCGCTTGGCCAAAATTCTCTTGGATTGGTTTCTCTTTTCGTTTTGCTTTGTGCATTGCCAACCGTTGCTGTGTCGGCTGAAAAAGAGGCTCCGTTCATTCCGCGTAAACAACAAAGCATCCCCGGGCCACCTCTTTCTCCGCCAGAGGCGATCCAAAAGATGGATGTCCCGGCAGGGTTTTCCGTAGAACTCGTTGCCTCGGAACCGGACATTCTCAATCCGGTGGCCATGACCTTCGACGAGCAAGGAAGAATCTGGGTGACCGAGAGTTTCGAGTATCCTCGTCACGAACCAGGACCAGGCCGCGATCGAATCAAAGTATTGGAAGACACCGACCAAGATGGAGCGATCGACAAGGTCACCATCTTCGCTGAAGGGCTCAATATTCCTTCCGGAATTGCCGTTGGGTACGGGGGGGTCTGGGTGGCGAATGCCCCTGATATTTTGTTTCTGCAAGACACCGATGGCGATCTAAAAGCAGACAAGACGGAAGTCGTCGTCACTGGCTTCGGCCGCACAGACACGCATGAACTTCCCAACTCGTTGACTTGGGGGCCCGATGGCTACCTTTACGGGCTCAACGGTGTTTTCAATCACAGTCATGTGAAACATCGTGGGAAAGATTACATCTTCACATGCGCACTATTTCGTATCGATCCCCGCACGCGTGACTTTGAATTGTTCTGCGAAGGCACGAGCAACCCGTGGGGCATTGCGTTCGATCCGAACGGTCAAGCATTCGTTAGTGCTTGTGTCATCGATCATCTCTGGCATCTCACCGAAAGTGGTTACTACCACCGCCAAGGTGGCCCCTATCCACCGCATACTTGGAAGATTGAATCGATCGTCCAACACAAGCATCAAATGGCCGCCTATTGCGGAATCGAGTACTTCGATAGCGATGCCTACCCTGAACCGTATCGCGATTGCCTGTACATGGGCAATATCCATGGTGGCTGCGTGAATGTCGATGTTCTTCAGCGTGACGGCAGCACCTACTTCGCCAAACCACGTCCCGACTTTTTCACGGCGAACGACGTTTGGCACATGCCAGTCGACCAAAAGACGGGCCCCGACGGTTGCCTTTATATCCTCGACTGGTACGACCGGTACCACTGTTACCAAGATGCGATGGCCCGGCCAGGTGATGTCGATCGCTTGAAGGGACGGCTGTATCGCGTTCGTTATCAAGACACGCCCCGGGCCAAGCCATTCGATCTGTCTCGTGAATCGGACGAGCAATTGATCGCCCGGCTCCATTCCGGCAATCGGTTTTATCGCGACATGGCCCAGCGAGTCTTGAGTGAGCGTGCCAGTACAGCAGCGATCCCCCCACTTCAATCGTTGGTGCTTGATTCTTCCGCGTCACTTAAAACGCGGTTGCATGCGTTATGGTCACTTATTGGGGCAAGACAAGTGAGTGATGCATTCACTCTGGAATTATTGGCAAGTGATCAACCGCAGCTACGTCGCTGGGCGGTACGCTACCAAGGAAATTCCTCCTCAACGAACCCCGAGATTGCAAAGCAGATACAACAACTCACTAACGATTCGTCTGCAGATGTGCGACTGGAAGTTGCGATTCAGGCTCCCAAATTAAACAACCTACCGACCATCCCTACTCTCCTAGAAGTCCTCCACAACTCCCCTCAAGACAAACTCATTCCCCAAATCGTCTGGCAAAACCTGCACCCGCTGTTGGCCACCAAGACACCTGAATATCTCGCATTGATGACCCAAGATCGTTTCGCAAATAGTGAAACGACTTTGGCACTGCTTCCGCGAGCCGCCGACCGCATCCTGGCCACGCCGGGTCTCTCGGTCGAGCACGTAGCAACCCTCGTAAAATTACTAGCGGCTCACCCAGGTCAGCAAGAGAAACTCGCCACCTGTTTGCAGCGGATCGCCGAGCAAGCACAATCGCGAGAACTGACCGGCGAACGACTAACGCAATTGAAAACCGAACTCGCCAATTCTCTTTCTAAGATCCTCGAGCAAGGCCCCAGTCATCCTGGCTACTATAACGCGGCCAACCTTGCCCTGGCCTGGCACGACCCTGCGGCAATGCAAATTGTTCCTCAGGTTTTCGCTTCCCCCCAACAGCCGGTCGCACGCCGTATCGCGGCTCTCGATTCGCTACTGACCACGGGGCACCCAGAATCGCTAGATTTAATCCGTCAATACTTCGAGACCGCTCAGCAAGACCAGGCCGAAGTCGGTCAAGTGATTCAAACGTTGGGCAAGTCCGATTCTGATGTCGTAGCCGATTTACTCTTGCCACGGCTCGACTCCCTCTCCTCACAAAACCGCCCTAAGGCGATCGAGGTTCTCCTCCAACGACCAACTTGGGCTTTGCAGCTGCTCAGCCTGATTGAAGATGGCAAACTCGATAAAGACACACTCAGCATCAATCAACTTCAGCGTCTGGCGAGCACTTCCAGCCCTACCGTCGCCAGCAAGATCAACGAGATCTATGGGACCGTTCGCAGTGGCCGAGATCCTTCCAGAACTTTTGTTGTCTCTCAAATGCGTAGGCTGGTTACGTCTCAGCCAGGCAATCCGCATAAAGGAGTGGAAGTTTACAACAAGCTGTGCGGACAATGCCACAAACTACATGGGAAAGGGCAAGAGGTTGGTCCTGAAATCACTGTTAATGGTCGGGGCAACTTAGATCAATTGCTTTCGAACGTCTTCGATCCCAGTCTAGTGATCGGCAAAGACTATCAGGCCGTCAACGTATTGACACTTGACGGACGCGTGCTCTCGGGGCTGCTCATAGAAGACAGCGATGCTCGCGTTGTCTTGAAGATGCAAGGTGGCAAGCAAGAAACGATTGCTCGTGACGATGTCGATCTCATGAAGACGTCCGATACGTCATTAATGCCAGAAGGGATAGAAAAACAGCTTCAGCCGGAGGAGATCGTCGACCTGTTCGCCTATCTCACCCTCACCAAACCGCCAGAAGATCCCACAACCGAATTGATCTCAGGAGCGGGGCTCGTCTCTCCCGAAAAGATCGTGCTGTCAGAAGATGCTCAGAACCTTCTTTCGACAGCCCAGATTAGCACCAATGTCGATCACTTCGCTGCAGGCAAACGAGGTCAACCAAGCGACCTGATTTATCTCCCAGAGTCTCAGAAATTCCTTTCAAACTCGCAGTGGCACGAGATTGGCGTCGGTGGCGGGGCAGACCTCGGCGTTCTCACCCAAGAGAACGGAGTCACTTGGACGGCAACCTGGCAACAACCAGTCTCGGTGAACTTCATTACCCTCTCTGGCACTTATCCCAATCAACCACAGCCAAAGACCGCTTGGGCGATTGAAGCCAAAGTCGACGGTAAGTGGCAAACGCTCGAACAGGGTGAAGGAGACTGGTACAACAGTGGCCGTTACGTTTGGGGGTGGCCTGGTGCGGTAAGCATTTCCATGGAAGCGTTTCGGGTACGCATTTTCAGTCCCGACGAAAAAACCCCTCTACGCAGCATTCATTTTCGCGGCGAAGAGGGGTTCTCGTGGTTCGTTGGCAATCTACCGCCCGAGGTAAACATCGTCAGGCAATAGCAACCGTTGCAATGGTACTAGCCCGCCTTGCGATTGGCGACGGTCACCGAACCTTCCTTGTGAGCGTGGAATACGCCAGGGTCGTCCGTTCCGTTGCCGTCCCAGTCGCCTACCGTGGGAACGTCGTCCCATTCCCCAAGCTGGAACACCTTATCGGTGGAGTCTTCGACACCGTTCCCGTTGTCGTCGACAATCCAGTGTCCTTCTCGGAAGACACCAATCTCGTCGACTCCGTCACCATTCCAGTCTCCGACAACCGGAATATCCCCGGCTTGCCCGAAATCGAACGCTGCGTCAACTTCCGGGTTCCAGCGACCATCGCCATCACTATCGATGTGCCAGGTTCCGTTCCGGAAAACGGCAATGGTGCTGATGCCGTCCCCATTCCAATCTCCGGCGAGAGCAAAGTCTCCCCCCACACCAAAGTGGAATGTATGATCAATCAGATCCTGCCGGAACTTGCCATACTGAGCAACTTTCAGCACGCGAGTACCCAGCGGGGCATGCTCGATCTTGGGAGGAATGTTCTTCGGCTTTTCGAGCGAAACAATCCGATTGGTCGCTTCCGGTAGGCCGGGGTCTTCCTTCACGGCACGAGGGTCGTTCGGCCAGGCCTTGCCAAAGATACCGATGTCGTCTTTGCCGTCACCGTCCCAATCACCAACGACCGGCTGGTCTCCATCATGCCCCAGCTTGGCATACATATCTTCATCGTCCCATTGGCCGTTGCCGTTCAAATCGATGAACCAGTGACCATCGATGAAGACGCCAAGTTCGCTAACTCCGTCACCATTGAAGTCACCTGCGACGGGGATGGCATTCTTCGATCCAAATAGGCGACTGAGAAGCTCTGCTTCCTCGCCGTCCTCCCCTTCGAGTTGTAGTGTCCAGCGTGCTTCGCTTAGGTTCTCGGTATTCCAAGGGTTTAAATCCCCATTGGCCGACGTTAACCAGTATGGGGCGTCCGAAGAAGCAACCGGCTCTTTACCACGCGGATCGCCAGCATTGACGACACTCAGGTGCCAAGTGAACCCGTTGGCTCCTCCACCATACGGTAAGACCTCGTAAGGCAATGCCAATAAAGGCGCCGGAGGTAGCAACTCAGGCGAAGGTGGAGGCGTAACAACCGGAGGAGGTGTTACCGGAGGAATTCCAGGCGGAATTTCCGGAGGTGGAATGAAAGGAATCACGCGTACTTCGCTGAAGTTGTTTTCCCGCGATTCGGTCCCTCCCACAACAAAGATACGAATGATCGCATCATTGCCAGGGCTAACCGCCAACGAGGAAATCTCAGCGGACGAAGTCCCTGGGTTAACGGCTAACCCGCCGGTAGTACCGACCGTATCGATGCTGTCGACGAATCCTTCTGGCTGCAACTGATAAACAGCGTAGAACCCCGTTTTCAAGCCAATAAACTTGTAATAGCCGTTGGCATCGGTCGTTATCCGGATGGGCCCGTCACCATAGATGCCTTGCAACACCGAATCGCTGTTGCCCATGATCGGCAAACCTGAGAAACCGTCGCGCAGCTCTAAAACAACATTCCCTAGCGGTGTATCGTCAGGTGTCCGCAGACCGTCGCGAATAGACGAGATATCTTCTGGCAATTCACCAGTTGCACTTGAGATAACATTGCCATCTTGAAAGACATACCCCGAGAGTGCTGCCGGTGGAATCTCGCAGAAGTTGTGTTCGTCGAGATGCTCCCCAGAATGCGTCACGATGCGTGAGATTCGATCGGTTTCCGTAGCGTCAGCCAAGCCGTTGCGATCGATCTGTCCACCTTGAAAGTAGCCATCCGGTTGTGTCTCGACCACGGTGTATGTTCCCGGAGGCAAACCGGTAAACGTATAGTGACCGTTGGCGTCGGTAGTCGTGGTTGCAATTACATTGCCGTTTCCGTCGAGCAGCGTAATCGTGACCCCAACAATCGGATCTTCATCCGGATCAAATACACAATCCTGGTTCGGATCGACGTGAACAAAACCACCGATCGACGTGGGTAGCACTTCACCAAAATTGTATTCGATCCCAGACTGGCCGAACTTCAATTCAATCGTATGAATCACATCGCCCGGATTCGTAGCCGAACCGACTGCTGCGCCGGCGATTGTCCCTGCCGTGTCTAAGCCGTCGAGATAACTCGTCGGTTGTAGTTCGACTATGCGGTATTCACCTTTAGACAATCCGGTGAAGTGATAGAAACCATCGGCATTGGTAACCAGTGTGTCGACCAGATTGCCGTTTTTGTCAAACAGCTGAACCGTCGTTCCGCCAATGCCTTCTTCGCCAGAATCACGAACCCCATCGTTGTCTCGGTCGTGATAGACATAGCCAGACAGGTCGGCAGGTTCACTCTCGCAGAAATCGTACTCTTCCCCATGCTGGCCTGCCGTCAGTGTGATCGACTCGATGACATCGTTTCCACCGAAGGAGCCGACATGAATCCCGTTGATTGTACCAATGTGATCCCCCCCATCGATTAAACCAGGAGGAGTGATCTCAATTACCGTGTACGTGCCTGGCAGCAATTCTCCGAAGAAGTATTCACCGCTGGTGTCAGTCGTAGTCGTTTTCAGCAAATTACCATCCGCATCGAACAACTGAATGGTGACCCCAGCAAGAGGACGCGATGTCTCCGATTCGTGATCGCAGTTGCCATCGGCATCGGTTAGATAGACACTTCCCGAGATCGAAGCATACAGGTACTCACCAAAATTGTAGTTGACACCGTGCTCGTCACTACCGATCGAAATGCTGTTGATTTCATCGCCAGGATTTACGGCCAAGCCTCGAATCGAACCGTTGATCGTCCCTGCGGAATCGAGCCCGTCTTGATATTCGATTGGCTGTGTTTCAATGAGGCGATAGTTGCCTGGCACGAGATCGTTGAACTCGTAGTAACCGTTGGCGTCAGTGATCGTCACTAACGTTTCATTCGTATCGGTATTGATCAGCGTCACGGTGACGCTTGGAATTCCTTCCTCGCCGCCATCTTTGAAACCATTAATGTTCTGATCGTGATAAACGTATCCGCTAATCGAGCCGAGCTTGATTTCGCCGAAGTTGTACTCGATACCTTCGTCACCCCATTTGACATCAATCGTGTTGATTTCGTCACCTGGGTTTACGGCAGATCCCACAGTGGTGCCAAAAATGGTTCCTGCTGTGTCCAAACCGTCGACATATTCAAACGGTTGTAGCTCGACGATATGGTACTGCCCCTTGGACAAACCAACGAACTCGTAGAAGCCATTCGCATCGGTGATCGCCAGACCTGCTTGGATCCCATTCTCGTCGAAAAGCTGAACGAGCGTTCCTTCAATTCCTTCTTCGCCTGCCTCGCGAATACCGTTGTTGTTCCGGTCGTGATACACGTACCCGGACAAACTAGCGGGGAGGTGTTCGCAGAAATCGTAGTGAACGCCAGAATCGCCCGACAGAAGTTCGATGCCCGCGACCCGATCGTTACCATCAAGTTGACCGACCTTTATGCCGTCGATCGTCCCCACATGATCGCCACCATCAATCAAACCGGGTGGCGTGATTTCCTCGATGGTGTACGTCCCGGGAAGCAAGTTACCAAAGAAGTACTCGCCATTGGCATCGGTTGTGGTCGTAGCGATGAGCGTGCCGTTGCTATCGTACAAGTTGATAACCGCACCCTCTACCGGAGCCGTCTCGATCCCATCGCCGTAGCAATTCCCATCTGGATCGGTTAGCTGAACCCGGCCACGAATTTCAGCTGGTCGGATTTCGCCGAAGTTATAGTTAACCCCCGACTCTCCTCCTTTGAGCGAGATGGCAGAGATTTTATCTCCGGGATTACTAGGCGATCCTTTGGTGGCTCCGTTGACGGTACCTGCGGTGTCTTTACCATCCTGATAAGGGGGCGGCTGCACGACTTCCAGCACTTCGTACACACCCGGAGGCATATTGGTCACTTTGTAGTAACCGTTGGCGTCGGTTGTTACAGTAAACGACTGAGGGTTGCCAAGCACGTCGACACCTTGCACGCGGATCTGCACGCCTGCGATCCCCTCTTCGCCGGCTTCCTTGATCCCATCGTTATCGCGGTCATGATACACGTAGCCGTCAATCATGGCCGGGGTTGCTTCGGCAAAGTCGTAGTCAACCGCTGACGTGCCACCCAGGGGAATACTGATTTCCGTCAATACATCCGGATCGCCGGAAACCGTGGATCCGGTCGAAGCCCCCTCCACCGTTCCCGGAACCGCGCCCACGCTGAAGTAGCCAGTCGGTTGTGTTTCGCGAACCTGGTAAGTGCCCGGCTTCAGTCCGAGTTCTTCACCAAAGACGTAATTGCCGTTGGCGTCGGTCGTAACCGTATGCCCAGTGTTCACAAAAACGCCGTCTTCTTTCTTCCACAGCGTTAACGATACGTCAGCGATCCCAGCTTCTCCGGCATCTTGCGTGAGGCTTAGGTTCGGGTCGTGGTAGACGGTACCGCTGATACTAATAGGCAACGGGTCCTGGACGACAGAACCAAAAGCACCGTCGGTTCGATCGCGGTGCCCCGTCGAATCGTCCGCTGGCAAATCCAAACCAGAAGCGATCAATTTGGCGTCGTATTGGTCGTAAAACTTCGTGTTAACCGTGGCATCTTTGTAGTGCTGGGCGGAAAACTCCCCGGTCATCAAAGTCCCATGGAACTCGGCCCCAGATGCGATCGGATCGATCAGCGTTTCTGCTGGGTTGCTAGGATCGTAGATGATAACTTCGTCAACGTCGATCGAGAACCGAAGTTCTTCCCCGGCATCGAAGCCTTCAAATTCCAGGATCAGCAGGCTTCCACCATCCGAGACGATCGCCTTTACCGAATCGATTCCATCGGCGGAAATTATTTTGAAAGGGAATGACGCATCAGCCCCTAGCCCGCCCGGCGTGATATCGAAGATCATATCCCCAGAGCTTAACCCCGGCAGGTTGCCAAAGTTCTCGATCTGATCGCCATCGATGATCAAGCGAGTCAGTTGCGTGCCAGCGGCGCCACCATCAAAGGTAACGATGAACGTATCGCCGTGTTCGTCACCACCGGCTCCGTCCTCTTCATGATAAACGGCACCCAACTGAATCGTATCAGCCGCCATAACACGGCGTGCTTCTAGCATTTCGAGACCGCGACTGCGGACAGGACGATTGAGGGCTACGTTTTTGCCACCACCAAAGAAATTACGAAAACGACGCAATGCGTCTTGATAATGGAAACCCATCAGGCGACTCCTCTGCCTTACTTTCGCATCCGTGCGAAAATGGTGACCGAACTAGTTCGAGAAACGGCTGACCGGAACCGTTAACACGGGGGGGGGATTATGCTGACCACCCAAATCCCACACGCGGATTGTCGTATCGAATCCGCTTGAGATCATTGTTTGCCCATGGGTAGTCAAAGCTGCGACAGTGCCGTTGTGGCCTGCCAAGTGATCGACTTCTTTGAGTGTTTCCAGATTCCACATCCGAACCTGGTTATCGCTTCCACCGGTGGCAACCTTGTCTGATTGCACAAGCGCAACCGAAAAGACCTTGGCATCCCCAGTCGAGATCGCGGCGAGTTGCTTGCCGGTTTGCGTCATGAACGTTTTCAGCTGGCGATCTTCTCCACCGCTCACGATTTTTTCGCCATCTTCAGAGAAGGCTAGTGCATAAATACGATCGTCGTGAGCACGAATATCTTGGACATGTTCACCGGTTGCAGCATTCCAAATACGAATGACGCCGGTGCGTCCTGCCGCTGCCACAAGCTTTCCATCTGGCGAAAAACGAACGGTACGCAAATCATTACCGTCCGCTTCAAGCGATTTAATTAGCTTGCCGGTCTGGGCATCATAGATCGCGATCGACTTGTCAAAGCCCGCCAGGGCCAGTTGGGTGCCATCGTGATTGAAATCTAAGTCGTTGACGACCGAAGGAAATGTACTTCGACTGCGTAGCTGAATGTTCTCTTGAACATCCCACAAGAGAAGTTGATGATCTTTGCCGGCGGTTGCCAAGGTTTTTCCATCAGGCGAAAACTGGAGGGCACAAACCCAATCGGCATGATCACGGAGCGTTAAGATCAGACGGCCCGTCGAGACTTCCATGATTCGGACATAGT contains the following coding sequences:
- a CDS encoding DUF4339 domain-containing protein is translated as MPTSSSSSTQSELRWYYAVDDAHVGPVSATKFWQLAEERVIKADTLVWCTGYTDWVPAQTIDGLFQTRKNRGSDPGFVSSSPQHAAPTPMKAPPPEIPSDIDRGLLMQIAKSGILFGLVCIVFTRGCDRIDKARIEGITGERAISEQEFNEREKSQLLPLQQRLDQLQAIDYVSAEEKKQLQEATESLRAEKMVFTLERKKMEAEIWSPLRAREARVGAEYQQMQMFRRIASLFGTTLTLIGIGIALFYAPSEQQLGIWIVLGVVIAAAYLG
- a CDS encoding SdrD B-like domain-containing protein, whose amino-acid sequence is MGFHYQDALRRFRNFFGGGKNVALNRPVRSRGLEMLEARRVMAADTIQLGAVYHEEDGAGGDEHGDTFIVTFDGGAAGTQLTRLIIDGDQIENFGNLPGLSSGDMIFDITPGGLGADASFPFKIISADGIDSVKAIVSDGGSLLILEFEGFDAGEELRFSIDVDEVIIYDPSNPAETLIDPIASGAEFHGTLMTGEFSAQHYKDATVNTKFYDQYDAKLIASGLDLPADDSTGHRDRTDGAFGSVVQDPLPISISGTVYHDPNLSLTQDAGEAGIADVSLTLWKKEDGVFVNTGHTVTTDANGNYVFGEELGLKPGTYQVRETQPTGYFSVGAVPGTVEGASTGSTVSGDPDVLTEISIPLGGTSAVDYDFAEATPAMIDGYVYHDRDNDGIKEAGEEGIAGVQIRVQGVDVLGNPQSFTVTTDANGYYKVTNMPPGVYEVLEVVQPPPYQDGKDTAGTVNGATKGSPSNPGDKISAISLKGGESGVNYNFGEIRPAEIRGRVQLTDPDGNCYGDGIETAPVEGAVINLYDSNGTLIATTTTDANGEYFFGNLLPGTYTIEEITPPGLIDGGDHVGTIDGIKVGQLDGNDRVAGIELLSGDSGVHYDFCEHLPASLSGYVYHDRNNNGIREAGEEGIEGTLVQLFDENGIQAGLAITDANGFYEFVGLSKGQYHIVELQPFEYVDGLDTAGTIFGTTVGSAVNPGDEINTIDVKWGDEGIEYNFGEIKLGSISGYVYHDQNINGFKDGGEEGIPSVTVTLINTDTNETLVTITDANGYYEFNDLVPGNYRLIETQPIEYQDGLDSAGTINGSIRGLAVNPGDEINSISIGSDEHGVNYNFGEYLYASISGSVYLTDADGNCDHESETSRPLAGVTIQLFDADGNLLKTTTTDTSGEYFFGELLPGTYTVIEITPPGLIDGGDHIGTINGIHVGSFGGNDVIESITLTAGQHGEEYDFCESEPADLSGYVYHDRDNDGVRDSGEEGIGGTTVQLFDKNGNLVDTLVTNADGFYHFTGLSKGEYRIVELQPTSYLDGLDTAGTIAGAAVGSATNPGDVIHTIELKFGQSGIEYNFGEVLPTSIGGFVHVDPNQDCVFDPDEDPIVGVTITLLDGNGNVIATTTTDANGHYTFTGLPPGTYTVVETQPDGYFQGGQIDRNGLADATETDRISRIVTHSGEHLDEHNFCEIPPAALSGYVFQDGNVISSATGELPEDISSIRDGLRTPDDTPLGNVVLELRDGFSGLPIMGNSDSVLQGIYGDGPIRITTDANGYYKFIGLKTGFYAVYQLQPEGFVDSIDTVGTTGGLAVNPGTSSAEISSLAVSPGNDAIIRIFVVGGTESRENNFSEVRVIPFIPPPEIPPGIPPVTPPPVVTPPPSPELLPPAPLLALPYEVLPYGGGANGFTWHLSVVNAGDPRGKEPVASSDAPYWLTSANGDLNPWNTENLSEARWTLQLEGEDGEEAELLSRLFGSKNAIPVAGDFNGDGVSELGVFIDGHWFIDLNGNGQWDDEDMYAKLGHDGDQPVVGDWDGDGKDDIGIFGKAWPNDPRAVKEDPGLPEATNRIVSLEKPKNIPPKIEHAPLGTRVLKVAQYGKFRQDLIDHTFHFGVGGDFALAGDWNGDGISTIAVFRNGTWHIDSDGDGRWNPEVDAAFDFGQAGDIPVVGDWNGDGVDEIGVFREGHWIVDDNGNGVEDSTDKVFQLGEWDDVPTVGDWDGNGTDDPGVFHAHKEGSVTVANRKAG
- a CDS encoding PVC-type heme-binding CxxCH protein, which encodes MSLGQNSLGLVSLFVLLCALPTVAVSAEKEAPFIPRKQQSIPGPPLSPPEAIQKMDVPAGFSVELVASEPDILNPVAMTFDEQGRIWVTESFEYPRHEPGPGRDRIKVLEDTDQDGAIDKVTIFAEGLNIPSGIAVGYGGVWVANAPDILFLQDTDGDLKADKTEVVVTGFGRTDTHELPNSLTWGPDGYLYGLNGVFNHSHVKHRGKDYIFTCALFRIDPRTRDFELFCEGTSNPWGIAFDPNGQAFVSACVIDHLWHLTESGYYHRQGGPYPPHTWKIESIVQHKHQMAAYCGIEYFDSDAYPEPYRDCLYMGNIHGGCVNVDVLQRDGSTYFAKPRPDFFTANDVWHMPVDQKTGPDGCLYILDWYDRYHCYQDAMARPGDVDRLKGRLYRVRYQDTPRAKPFDLSRESDEQLIARLHSGNRFYRDMAQRVLSERASTAAIPPLQSLVLDSSASLKTRLHALWSLIGARQVSDAFTLELLASDQPQLRRWAVRYQGNSSSTNPEIAKQIQQLTNDSSADVRLEVAIQAPKLNNLPTIPTLLEVLHNSPQDKLIPQIVWQNLHPLLATKTPEYLALMTQDRFANSETTLALLPRAADRILATPGLSVEHVATLVKLLAAHPGQQEKLATCLQRIAEQAQSRELTGERLTQLKTELANSLSKILEQGPSHPGYYNAANLALAWHDPAAMQIVPQVFASPQQPVARRIAALDSLLTTGHPESLDLIRQYFETAQQDQAEVGQVIQTLGKSDSDVVADLLLPRLDSLSSQNRPKAIEVLLQRPTWALQLLSLIEDGKLDKDTLSINQLQRLASTSSPTVASKINEIYGTVRSGRDPSRTFVVSQMRRLVTSQPGNPHKGVEVYNKLCGQCHKLHGKGQEVGPEITVNGRGNLDQLLSNVFDPSLVIGKDYQAVNVLTLDGRVLSGLLIEDSDARVVLKMQGGKQETIARDDVDLMKTSDTSLMPEGIEKQLQPEEIVDLFAYLTLTKPPEDPTTELISGAGLVSPEKIVLSEDAQNLLSTAQISTNVDHFAAGKRGQPSDLIYLPESQKFLSNSQWHEIGVGGGADLGVLTQENGVTWTATWQQPVSVNFITLSGTYPNQPQPKTAWAIEAKVDGKWQTLEQGEGDWYNSGRYVWGWPGAVSISMEAFRVRIFSPDEKTPLRSIHFRGEEGFSWFVGNLPPEVNIVRQ
- a CDS encoding PQQ-binding-like beta-propeller repeat protein; the encoded protein is MFMRTRVLTIVLVCIGWAIPSFAAEKDANWPQWRGPDRDGKSTETGLLASWEEKQPELLWMGEGLGQGYASVSIVGDNLYTTGNFDDGQAVVCFDLKRKKVAWKQFLTSQVPEHGYSGSRCTPTVDGNDLYVEMSDGTIARLNRMNGKVYWKKNLMEEYGASKPQWGFAESPLIDGDRLICGAGSAKALLVCLAKKSGKEIWSTPGAEADLGGKGKDEAGYSSTLVCNAAGKKQYVKLIGRGVIGVDAANGKLLWSYNPVANDTANIPDPIISGDYIFTSTGYGTGAALLHLTNNGGEINAEEVYFLNANEFQNHHGGMIQVGDYIYAGTKHNKGFPTCVEMKTGEIQWGGDIRPVGSGSAAVTYADGNLIFRYQDGTLALIEANPKEYVLKGSFKPEYQERESWSHPVVANGKLYLREQDKLMCYDLAP